A window of Chelmon rostratus isolate fCheRos1 chromosome 18, fCheRos1.pri, whole genome shotgun sequence genomic DNA:
GTGCAAACTATTTTACAGCTGACTCTaaattttcagtcttttcagtcATTCAGTTAACTCAAGCCGTTTGAGGAGTTTTCATGTATAATTCCTGTGTCTCTGCCCACAGATCCAGAAGGCgtcctgctcctctgcagcaggtggagaggAAGTGGGGAGGAAAGGAACCATCTCCCAGTACTTCACCACGCTTCATTGCCCCGCGTGTGACGAGCTGACCCAGCTGGGTGTGTGCTCACGGTGCCGTGCTGAGCCCCAGCGAGTGGCAGTCACACTCTACCAGGACATGAGACAGTGGGAGAGTCAGCAAGACCAGCTGCTGAAGGTGAGAgacagcatgaggaagaggagcggaATAATGGTTTGGCTATTAGCTCCAGACATgttttgaaacagaaaaatacttttgcttttaataatAATTCGTCCACAAAAAAGCTCAATTACTGAGAAATAATTCACTAAACATTCTTAAAAGCATATGTCCCCCTTGTCCCTTCTCTAAAAAGTCTATGTTGGTCACTGTTGGACATatagcacagagaaactttttcctccctcagcAGATGATtcatatctgctgttttcagattCCAACCTTAattgcatgcatgtgcagtgcAGTTCCATGATATAAATAAGAACGTGTAATATAATGGTTTATATGTaggtaaaaataacattaaaaaaattgaTGTTCAGTGCAATGAACTACGTTCCACTGATGTGACATGAGATTCTAAAGAAAACTTCTGTAACTTTTTGTTGACAGCAATTTATTTAAAGACAGTAACACAAGATCATATTGTTGCAATAGGAATCAGTGATATTGAATTATTGCCCAGCCCTATTtgtaatatttcatcatttacaaaaaaacaaaaaaaacaagacattttgagACAGAATACTGCGTCTGATAGCTCTGCCTGCTTGCCACTTCTCTCTTAACTGTAATGTGGAGATTTGAGGAAAGTGGAGacttcagagaggaagaagcttCCTCTGAAATTCCCTTTTAAGTCTTCACTAGGTGTTaaatgagtctggacagacgtGGATGTAAACAGAAACTTGACTGTTGGGAGGAGGCAAACAACCACAACGTGGTCATTCTAAATGTCAAATGGAGCCTCAGTAGTAAACttctgtgcgtgtttgtgttcagatctGTAGGAACTGTAGCGGCTGTGCAGAGCGGCAGGTGCCCTGTGTGTCCCTGGACTGTCCCGTCCTGTACAAGCTGTCCCGGGTCAACAGACAGCTCTCCAAGGCCCCCTACCTCCGACAGCTGCTGGAGCAGTTCTGATTGGCTCCTGAACCCAGGAGCGCCATGCTGATTTGGTGCTAATTGCTGCCCCGCCCCCACCCCCAGTGTTTCACTGTCCATTCAGTTGTAATAGTTTAAATGGTGCTTTGATTGAACCCTGTTGGGTTTTCATTCTGTCTTGTAACTGTTATTTGTTAAGTATTTCTCTGCGTGTGCAGACCCCCCCCAGGCCTTGTGTTTGTCTCCATGCTTGTTTGCTGCCATCTCCATTAGCTGCTATGGGCTGAGTGAAGCTGATGTCTTTGTGACACAGCGACAGACTGCCTGTCATGGGACTGAGTGCAGTCCAATCAGAATGACTTGTTGTAACTTGTATGCGCTGTAGCAGTTTGAAGTCATTGGTTTTTAAGGAGCTTCCTTTCAAATCTCAAGACAGACTACATTCAAACCACTAActgacttttcttcatttttatatcgactgcagtgtttttgtaaataGTTCCTGTATAGCTCCATCTATAATCTCACTGTGcattatcataaaaaaaaacaactaaagcTCCGGCCATGAATGCaatcaaatctgtttttatgcattctGTTAAAGGATGACATTTTTCATGTTCCTTTTAACCTTGATTGTATTGATGTCCATTTTTGGCAGATTTGACACGTCACACTCTGCAGAGTGTTGGAACTGGAAACCagtacagttttgttttgttttgtttttttaatctgggaCTGTTGCAATACTGTATTTTGATAATTTAAGTCATGAAGAGTCTATTGTTTCCTTGTGCATATATGGTTTTGTGTACATTTCCAATCttctgagcaaaaaaaaaaagaatcttgTCATCACACAACATTAAGATCAGATTTCTCCATACAGCCATACACAGGACCTGtgtatttgtataaatgtaaaaaaaaaaaaaatgatgaaggaggtgtttttttttttttgtttgtttttaatggacaTTGCTGTGGGTGGAGATTTGAGATTGATATAATAAAAAGTCAATGTATTAAATGCCTTCTGTGTATGATTCAATTTCCAAAAATTCAAATTAATCAGTGACAATGCATGATATAGAGAGCCACAAGTCACATGACACGTTACAgtacatgacaaacacaaaatcaaaactCTCATCGCTCAAAGTGCAACAAAAAAGAACTTCATCCAAATGTTACCACCGTCATCACACATTTCCTGCTATTGATGAAGTCACTGCAATAGTGCAAAATTAAATGACATATTTACAACATTAGTTTGTTGGCTGCAGGGTGTTGTGATGAAAAGGGGGGGGCAACCCTGGTTCAACTCATCCACTCTGCTTGTGTCCTCAAGCAAGGCACTTCTACCAGCCCTGGGACGTTTTCTTCAACCTTCAACCTCTCTGTGGAGGGGAGAAGGCCAACACAGACTCCAGGTAGAGAATCAATGACATTTCTAACAAACTAGACTGTAGCAGTTCAGTCTGATCCTCCCTTCATCGTTCAGGAAGGTCCAAAAGCTTTAGAAGATGCTGATGAGTCTGTGCGTTGGCAGACTGTACGGGTGGTCTATGATCTACACAGGTTCTGGTCAGAAGTCAGGGTTGCATTCACTGCACAGTACATCATAAGAAGTTAGATCAGAAGTGTTTCAGATTCTGGACAACAAATTAATACAGACATGTAGAGGCGGGGCTCTTCTAGTGTTTAGTAGCAGATCGACAGCACTTAGGAAACACAGGAGGAGCTTTCagtctgtcttctctctgtccagAGAGAGCAGTAGTTTGCGTCTGGGGGAGTCTCCTACCAGGGAGATGGTGTCTGAGAAAGAGGCTCCACCTGCCGGCTCTGTCACCTGGGTGTTGGAGGCCACGGAGCTTCCAGTTAGACCAGTGAcgtcaggaggagaggaagcctTGCTGGGTGAACTGATGAGACTTGCTGTGTCATCCATTTCGATGACCTCAAAGTCTGCGTCGTTCCACTGATCAGCCTCAttgtcctgctcctcctcctcctcctcgtcattGGCTCCTGAGTCCAACAGCGCCTGACGGTATTCGCTGTCATCTGCGTCAGGACGGCCCCTGGCGCGGGGTTTCCTGCTCTGGCCGCTGGGGGCCGAGGCCAGCTTGTACATCACCGggaagaggatggaggtgaaggtggacgTGGTGAGCGACAGGTACATAAGCAGGGGCTGGTCATGGAACTTCCCCAGCAGGAAGCCTACAAGAGCGGGCAGCACCATCTCACCCAGCGCTGCACCCACCACAAAAGCCGCTGCTGTGTGGCCTGTCACTGTGGTGTACTGCTCCACCCAGGAGATTCCACTGGGGAAGGTTGTGGCCATGGATGCCCCATATAGACCAGTGCAAACCCACAGAGCCACTTTCTCCCTgctgaagaggcagaggagaagagaggacacAGTGGAGGCCACCAGGCTGAGCAGGATCATGGTGGCCGGGTACATGCAAGCCGCAAAGAAGATGGCCAATCCCCTGCAGGCAGCGAACGTCCCCCAGAACAACGAGTTGAGCCCAGCTGCATGGGACTGAGGCATGTGGGCGTAGTCCTTGGCAAAGGTGAAGATGAAGGAGCCGTATGCCACCTCAGTACCTACgtaggaaaagaagaagaagcagagcagGACAACAAGAGCCATGTGATGCTTTGCCACCAGGGGCTTTCCTGACGCTGCACGGGCTTTGTCATGTGAAACGCTGCTGCGAAAGTAGAGGGCGAAGAAGAGGAATGAGATGAAAAAGACGAAACAGCCAATCACGATGTAGGCCCACATGGATTTGAgggtgctgctccagctgtggacATAGCTGATGATGGTGTGAATGTCGGGGGCTTTGGTGATTTGCTCTGTGGTGACAGGAGGTGTAGAGCTGGTGGGTACGATCGCTGTGCTGCTGTTCCCATCGTGTCCAAACAGCAGCTTGGCGATGATCGGAGATGCGAAGGCCCCCGCTGCAAAGCTGAAGTGCAGAGCCTGCATGTGGGGGCCCGCCTGCTCGCCCCATGTGTTCAGTATGAGGACATTACCACCTAAtggaaagagcagaaaaacagtg
This region includes:
- the mfsd4b gene encoding sodium-dependent glucose transporter 1; this encodes MSSSAARDTVGKKKHVRFASMEDDDDNEDQEEDTLFDKRKDTERGLKSALKAVKRTTKAGCDDRVEVVGGGRGGHGTCGRWMVTLALCASFLGLGMSISVLGPTFEDLAVNVKKNISNISYIFVGRSAGYIGGSLFGGMLFDYMNPHLLLGFAMLVTSFGMCAIPFCKQALLLTALMSSIGMSMGVLDTGGNVLILNTWGEQAGPHMQALHFSFAAGAFASPIIAKLLFGHDGNSSTAIVPTSSTPPVTTEQITKAPDIHTIISYVHSWSSTLKSMWAYIVIGCFVFFISFLFFALYFRSSVSHDKARAASGKPLVAKHHMALVVLLCFFFFSYVGTEVAYGSFIFTFAKDYAHMPQSHAAGLNSLFWGTFAACRGLAIFFAACMYPATMILLSLVASTVSSLLLCLFSREKVALWVCTGLYGASMATTFPSGISWVEQYTTVTGHTAAAFVVGAALGEMVLPALVGFLLGKFHDQPLLMYLSLTTSTFTSILFPVMYKLASAPSGQSRKPRARGRPDADDSEYRQALLDSGANDEEEEEEQDNEADQWNDADFEVIEMDDTASLISSPSKASSPPDVTGLTGSSVASNTQVTEPAGGASFSDTISLVGDSPRRKLLLSLDREKTD